A section of the Drosophila bipectinata strain 14024-0381.07 unplaced genomic scaffold, DbipHiC1v2 scaffold_165, whole genome shotgun sequence genome encodes:
- the LOC122321264 gene encoding histone H1-like, which produces MSDSAVATSASPVAAPPAPAEKKVAAKKATGSAATKAKKTAAPPSHPPTQQMVDASIKNLKERGGSSLLAIKKYITATYKCDAQKLAPFIKKYLKSAVANGKLIQTKGKGASGSFKLSASAKKEPKPKPSSVEKKTKSKKVSTKKTGATTKKAAGAADKKPKTKKAVATKKTAEKKKTEKAKAKDAKKSGTVKAKTVATKVKPSSAKPKAAKAPKAKPAASAKPKKTVKKAPAPTTAKKPKAKTTAAKK; this is translated from the coding sequence atgtcTGATTCAGCAGTAGCTACATCCGCGTCTCCTGTGGCAGCTCCACCGGCGCCGGCTGAGAAGAAAGTAGCAGCCAAAAAGGCAACTGGATCTGCTGCCACAAAAGCGAAGAAGACCGCAGCACCACCATCGCATCCGCCAACTCAACAAATGGTAGACGCTTCAATTAAGAATTTGAAGGAGCGTGGGGGCTCCTCGCTTCTAGCAATCAAGAAGTACATCACTGCCACATACAAGTGCGATGCTCAGAAACTGGCTCCTTTCATCAAGAAGTACCTGAAGTCTGCTGTGGCCAATGGTAAGCTGATCCAGACGAAGGGAAAGGGTGCTTCTGGTTCCTTTAAATTATCGGCTTCAGCCAAAAAGGAGCCCAAGCCGAAGCCTTCTTCTGTtgagaaaaaaactaaaagcaagAAGGTATCGACCAAGAAGACCGGAGCCACCACTAAGAAGGCCGCGGGAGCTGCCGACAAGAAgccgaaaactaaaaaagccgTGGCTACCAAGAAGACAgctgaaaagaagaaaaccgaGAAGGCCAAGGCAAAGGACGCTAAGAAGTCTGGTACCGTTAAGGCTAAAACAGTAGCAACAAAAGTGAAGCCATCATCGGCGAAACCAAAGGCAGCTAAAGCCCCAAAGGCTAAACCAGCTGCATCCGCTAAGCCCAAGAAGACggtaaagaaagcaccagctcCTACTACCGCAAAGAAGCCGAAAGCTA